One uncultured Gellertiella sp. genomic window carries:
- a CDS encoding HD domain-containing phosphohydrolase, which produces MRMVEWPQADKIGLAELMAALSHALDMTEGQPQGHCARCCWIGTQIGIAMGLGEAELHDLFFMLLLKDLGCSSNAARICELYLTNDLSFKGDFKTVGDSLPQVLRFVLSHTGLKAPMADRFRAIINILQNGGEIARELIETRCQRGAEIARKLRFSSDVTAGIQSLDEHWNGHGKPVGLAGHAIPLFSRIALLAQVIDVFHQTSGRAAALAEARARSGSWFDPALVSAFGILSRADDFWSTLERPDLPRYILSFAPAARASEVLDDDYLDDIAAAFGEVVDSKSPYTSGHCDRVSLFADLIAEELGLSDADRRWIRRAALLHDIGKLGVSNSILDKPGRLEGEEWEAMKRHATFSEDILNRIAAFSEIARIGGAHHERLDGKGYPRGLAGDEISFETRIITAADHFDALTADRPYRAAMPVSKALAIMDDVSGTAIDPLCLKALKRALARADRSMAA; this is translated from the coding sequence ATGCGCATGGTGGAATGGCCACAGGCGGACAAGATCGGCCTTGCGGAACTGATGGCGGCGCTCAGCCACGCGCTCGACATGACCGAGGGCCAGCCGCAGGGCCATTGTGCCCGGTGCTGCTGGATCGGCACGCAGATCGGCATCGCCATGGGGCTCGGCGAGGCGGAACTCCATGACCTGTTCTTCATGCTGTTGCTGAAGGATCTCGGCTGCAGCAGCAATGCGGCCCGGATCTGCGAGCTCTATCTGACCAACGACCTGAGCTTCAAGGGCGACTTCAAGACCGTCGGCGACAGCCTGCCGCAGGTCTTGCGCTTCGTGCTCAGCCATACCGGCCTCAAGGCACCCATGGCAGACCGGTTTCGCGCCATCATCAACATCCTGCAGAATGGCGGTGAAATCGCCCGCGAACTGATCGAGACCCGTTGCCAGCGTGGCGCGGAGATTGCGCGCAAACTGCGCTTTTCCAGCGATGTGACAGCGGGCATCCAGAGCCTCGACGAACACTGGAACGGTCATGGCAAGCCGGTCGGCCTTGCCGGTCACGCCATTCCGCTCTTTTCAAGGATCGCACTGCTGGCACAGGTCATCGACGTCTTCCACCAGACATCGGGGAGGGCGGCGGCACTTGCCGAAGCGCGCGCCCGCTCGGGAAGCTGGTTTGATCCCGCTCTGGTCTCGGCCTTCGGGATTCTGTCGCGGGCGGATGATTTCTGGTCGACGCTGGAGCGCCCGGATCTGCCCCGTTATATCCTGTCCTTTGCCCCCGCCGCGCGCGCCTCAGAGGTTCTCGACGATGATTATCTCGACGATATCGCGGCGGCCTTCGGCGAGGTGGTGGATTCCAAGAGTCCCTATACCAGCGGCCATTGCGACCGCGTCAGCCTGTTTGCCGATCTGATCGCCGAGGAACTTGGCCTCAGTGATGCCGACCGCCGCTGGATCCGGCGCGCCGCCCTGCTGCACGATATCGGCAAGCTCGGCGTCAGCAATTCCATCCTCGACAAGCCCGGCAGGCTCGAAGGCGAGGAATGGGAGGCGATGAAACGGCATGCGACCTTCAGCGAGGACATCCTGAACCGCATCGCAGCCTTCAGCGAGATCGCCCGGATCGGCGGCGCGCATCACGAAAGGCTGGATGGCAAGGGCTATCCCCGGGGTCTTGCCGGCGACGAGATCAGTTTCGAGACACGGATCATCACCGCTGCCGACCATTTCGACGCCCTGACCGCCGACCGGCCCTACCGCGCCGCCATGCCGGTCAGCAAGGCGCTGGCCATCATGGACGACGTGTCCGGCACCGCCATCGATCCCCTGTGTCTTAAGGCCCTCAAGCGGGCGCTTGCCAGGGCAGACCGTTCAATGGCCGCCTGA